In one window of Chryseobacterium phocaeense DNA:
- a CDS encoding alpha-2-macroglobulin family protein produces the protein MKIISKYGLLFFTFFSMFFSAQNFYEEQWLKVAEGYRNGEFKSNLPVILDIQKRAVKEKNATEIIKSLKAEFAIYKDTQDDAKNDYASTFFAKISSTESQLKKNDLLLFKVLEVEFFENYYERKKYEIQKRTDLDKGDLSEIESWSKLNFRNYYLKKFEELTAIDKKLKKIRLEKYKDAFEKDGDFDFFPTLYDWKVKKNINFLNNSDIFTKNELKDHQAPVLALYQDLIDFNTDNPKLYFQHQKLIYENQIKKDDQFIEKQIALVNSPIVGDYKILIVNSFAASLFQSKPQEAENLIDKVKKEYPGSRFLSNIIYLENQVKTPVVQLFYEVHNQPEKPIQMVARHKNADQFTIKIYTINDFKKNLQYLQNLDYKEYYKKIDKTLYRTDVFTLPIKKDYKEHTTALEMKALPKGMYICEYINGEDVSKFLFFVTSSRVIYNEKKDHILVSREDGKPMPNTRLLRYGFGDYSKVNETQLLIQTDNFARFPSEKIVYHSVSPYLIYDPESNDFNLMEGAYVARSDAYPYPHTQLFLDREIFRPGQTVYFKAISTIPDFDKKRDNIIINNEQEVTLYDANHQVVSTQKFKTNAFGSYSGSFVLPKDKLNGKFRMEVSGTYNNNRISDSKYFSVEEYKRPKFEITFDTIKKDYKYGETIELKGKVLTFSGIPLSNTKVNFELKKENIRQRYFWWYPAEQYSNENSVLGKAETNEKGEFTIKIDLKKDENTEGIQVHNYKVKTSATDINGETQMAETNIKVASVSHYLSADEIKEASADEELKINVKSFNYNDIPLQKKYNVKLIRLKQPKRVLRNNFQNNIQDLPKMSKEEFLTKFPHDRYDKSEDRKNWEILKTVTERSQDDKELNLGKLGAGDYRLLVYNIEGKDTIKAQQDFSVWDKNGLGPDQFPFLKITAPKEEVKRGSQVTIYAYSAIPDAVVNVYWQDAQGKKKVENKTFTNGVLAYTFPVSQDKNIVKYNVQFVLAHYNDAQNEFANIYVKNDEDPLKIELTTFRDKVEPNSKEKWSVRILGRNKEKVVAEVLAAMYDKSLDKFVPNTYRFDKFYIPYSVIQDYNVDNRLESLYWYKNINYVETKNVYFPQFRWFDDNVFYNLLVKYCLTTDTDGDGVDDGHDACPTVPGLDVYNGCPKPKNMTAMEATSSLARNKGRFENDENSRLGKKEKQAEEKKEDLEDIKVRKNLNETAFFYPQLRTDSEGRVSFEFTTPEALTKWKLMFLAHTKDARSAVLEKDIVTQKKLSVNPNYPRFLREGDELNFQTRISNLTDEAMAGAASLQILNAETNEDISSLYGIISPMQKFNVGGTGNSTVSWNIKTPFNKAYSIIIKVVAKAGNYSDGEQIPVAVLSNRMMLTDAVPLFVKEGQTKTFTLANLKNNTSKTAVNFRNTLELKTNPIWEIIFALPDLSQNLNISSDEIFNTWFADVVGTEIFKANPRMKAVFDEYKSADILKSNLEKNQELKQVLLEETPWVLQAKSETETMNNISRLFEVNAMKNSINKDWNLLREFQNRDGGFPWLPGYESSYTCSLYILKNLGKMNEWLKEGISEYQSGQTAMVSSLISFVDGQLERYWKEDEDNPWSNFALDYLDARRYWEKEYPIEGKEAKLKETIISRADKFKVTDLTFFGIHRAALIYDSYGLQNTSKKLINYLKETSVSSETQGAYWKKNLNDWGWYESKAVNHAGAIEALNKIVPNDIDFIEESKVWLATQKEVNSWGNSRTTAEIIYILMNSGKSWTTPEADKATVIWGGKAVSPQTKTTGYLKQIIRSSEINKNLAEVTITKSGPGIAQGGLFWQYYEDLENVKSTETYLSMNREYYKKIKTENGEQLLKITENSPLTVGDRLTVRMILNTDRPMQYVHLKDMRAAGLEPVDVLSGYQYKNNLGYYQVTKDASTNFFIYYMPKGKYVFEYDLVCNASGKFSGGFAILQNFYAPQMNARTKGDKIEIRK, from the coding sequence ATGAAAATCATCTCCAAATATGGACTGTTGTTTTTTACTTTTTTCAGTATGTTTTTTTCTGCACAGAACTTCTATGAGGAGCAGTGGCTGAAAGTAGCAGAAGGGTATCGCAACGGAGAATTCAAATCAAACCTGCCCGTTATTCTGGATATCCAGAAAAGAGCTGTCAAAGAAAAGAATGCCACGGAGATTATAAAATCATTAAAAGCAGAATTTGCAATCTATAAAGACACCCAGGATGATGCCAAGAATGATTATGCGTCCACTTTTTTTGCAAAGATCAGCAGTACGGAAAGTCAGCTGAAAAAAAATGACCTGCTTCTGTTTAAAGTTCTTGAGGTGGAATTTTTCGAAAATTATTATGAAAGAAAAAAATACGAGATCCAGAAACGTACAGATTTGGATAAGGGAGATCTCTCGGAAATTGAATCCTGGTCAAAGCTTAATTTCAGGAATTATTATCTGAAGAAATTTGAAGAGCTTACGGCAATCGATAAAAAGCTTAAAAAGATCCGCCTTGAAAAGTATAAAGACGCTTTTGAAAAAGATGGTGATTTCGATTTTTTTCCTACCCTTTACGACTGGAAGGTTAAAAAGAATATAAATTTCCTGAACAACAGCGATATTTTTACAAAAAATGAATTGAAAGACCATCAGGCTCCAGTTCTGGCACTGTACCAGGATCTGATTGATTTTAACACGGATAATCCCAAACTCTACTTCCAGCATCAGAAACTGATTTATGAGAATCAGATAAAAAAAGATGATCAGTTTATAGAAAAACAGATCGCTCTGGTGAATTCTCCGATAGTTGGGGATTATAAAATATTAATAGTTAATAGTTTTGCTGCCAGTCTTTTCCAGTCAAAACCTCAGGAAGCGGAAAATCTTATTGATAAAGTGAAAAAAGAATATCCCGGTTCCAGATTCCTGAGCAATATTATATATCTGGAAAATCAGGTAAAAACGCCTGTTGTTCAGCTTTTTTACGAAGTTCATAACCAGCCTGAAAAACCGATTCAGATGGTGGCCCGGCACAAAAATGCAGATCAGTTCACCATAAAGATTTATACCATCAATGATTTCAAAAAAAACCTTCAGTATCTGCAAAACCTCGATTATAAAGAGTATTACAAAAAAATAGATAAAACGCTTTACAGAACGGATGTATTCACGCTTCCCATTAAAAAAGACTATAAGGAGCATACAACAGCCCTGGAAATGAAGGCGCTTCCCAAGGGAATGTACATCTGCGAATATATCAACGGGGAAGATGTTTCTAAATTTCTGTTCTTTGTGACCTCCTCCAGAGTGATTTACAATGAAAAGAAAGACCATATCCTGGTGTCAAGGGAAGACGGGAAGCCTATGCCCAATACTAGGCTCCTGAGATACGGGTTTGGAGATTATTCCAAAGTCAATGAAACACAGCTGCTCATTCAGACCGATAATTTTGCGAGATTTCCGTCTGAAAAGATCGTATATCACTCCGTATCTCCTTATCTGATCTATGATCCGGAGAGTAATGATTTCAATTTAATGGAGGGAGCTTATGTAGCGCGCTCCGATGCCTATCCTTATCCGCATACGCAGCTTTTCCTGGACAGGGAGATATTCAGACCCGGCCAGACGGTGTATTTCAAAGCCATATCTACCATTCCTGATTTTGATAAAAAAAGAGATAACATTATCATCAATAACGAACAGGAAGTGACCCTGTATGATGCCAACCACCAAGTGGTAAGTACTCAGAAATTTAAAACCAATGCTTTTGGATCCTACAGCGGAAGTTTCGTGCTGCCGAAAGACAAGCTGAACGGAAAGTTCAGGATGGAGGTTTCCGGGACGTATAACAATAACCGGATTAGTGATTCAAAATACTTTTCCGTAGAAGAATACAAACGTCCGAAATTTGAAATCACTTTTGACACCATCAAAAAAGATTATAAATATGGTGAAACCATAGAACTGAAGGGAAAAGTGCTTACCTTTTCCGGGATTCCTTTAAGCAATACAAAGGTTAATTTTGAGCTTAAAAAAGAAAATATCCGCCAGCGCTATTTCTGGTGGTATCCCGCTGAGCAGTACAGCAATGAAAATTCTGTCCTGGGAAAAGCTGAGACCAATGAAAAAGGCGAATTTACCATTAAAATAGACCTGAAAAAGGATGAAAATACGGAAGGTATTCAGGTTCATAACTATAAAGTGAAAACCTCGGCCACGGATATCAACGGAGAAACACAAATGGCAGAAACCAATATCAAGGTAGCATCCGTTTCACATTATCTTTCAGCCGATGAAATCAAGGAGGCCTCGGCAGATGAAGAGCTGAAAATCAACGTGAAATCTTTCAATTACAATGATATTCCTTTACAAAAGAAATATAATGTAAAGCTGATCCGGCTGAAGCAGCCGAAACGCGTTCTCAGAAATAATTTTCAGAATAACATTCAGGATCTTCCGAAAATGTCAAAGGAAGAATTCCTGACAAAATTCCCACATGACAGATACGATAAATCAGAAGACCGCAAAAACTGGGAAATCCTGAAAACCGTGACAGAGCGTTCGCAGGATGACAAAGAACTGAACCTTGGAAAGCTGGGAGCCGGAGATTACAGGCTGCTGGTCTACAACATCGAAGGAAAGGATACCATCAAAGCTCAGCAGGATTTCAGCGTCTGGGACAAAAACGGGCTGGGCCCGGATCAGTTTCCGTTCCTGAAAATTACAGCACCCAAAGAGGAAGTGAAAAGAGGTTCTCAGGTGACAATATATGCCTATTCAGCTATTCCGGATGCCGTGGTCAATGTCTACTGGCAGGATGCTCAGGGGAAAAAGAAAGTGGAAAACAAAACATTTACCAACGGAGTGCTCGCCTATACGTTCCCGGTTTCTCAGGATAAGAATATAGTGAAATATAATGTACAGTTTGTGCTGGCCCATTATAATGATGCTCAGAATGAATTTGCCAATATCTACGTGAAAAATGACGAAGATCCTTTAAAAATCGAACTGACCACTTTCAGGGATAAAGTAGAACCCAATTCAAAAGAAAAATGGAGCGTTAGGATCTTAGGAAGAAACAAAGAAAAGGTTGTAGCTGAAGTCCTGGCTGCCATGTACGATAAATCTCTGGATAAGTTTGTCCCGAATACGTACCGTTTCGATAAATTCTATATCCCATACAGTGTAATACAGGATTACAATGTAGATAATCGGCTGGAGTCCCTGTACTGGTATAAAAATATCAATTATGTGGAAACCAAGAACGTATATTTTCCACAGTTCAGATGGTTTGATGATAATGTATTTTATAACCTGCTTGTAAAATACTGCCTCACCACAGATACGGACGGCGACGGGGTAGATGATGGCCATGATGCCTGTCCTACAGTGCCCGGATTAGACGTTTACAATGGCTGTCCGAAACCGAAAAATATGACTGCAATGGAAGCAACCAGTAGTTTAGCCAGAAATAAGGGACGTTTTGAAAATGACGAAAATAGCAGGTTGGGAAAAAAAGAAAAGCAGGCAGAAGAGAAAAAAGAGGACCTTGAAGATATAAAAGTCCGTAAGAACCTTAATGAAACTGCATTTTTCTATCCTCAGCTCAGGACGGACAGTGAGGGCAGGGTAAGCTTTGAATTTACAACACCCGAAGCTCTTACAAAATGGAAACTGATGTTCCTGGCACACACCAAAGATGCAAGAAGTGCGGTGCTGGAAAAAGATATTGTTACACAGAAAAAGCTATCCGTGAATCCGAACTATCCGAGGTTTTTAAGAGAAGGCGATGAGCTTAATTTCCAGACAAGAATTTCAAACCTTACCGATGAAGCCATGGCCGGCGCAGCCTCTTTACAGATCCTGAATGCGGAAACCAACGAAGATATCTCCTCATTGTATGGGATCATTTCCCCTATGCAGAAATTCAATGTGGGAGGAACCGGAAATTCTACGGTGAGCTGGAATATTAAAACGCCTTTCAACAAAGCCTATTCCATCATCATCAAAGTAGTGGCAAAAGCAGGAAACTATTCGGATGGTGAGCAGATCCCGGTTGCCGTACTTTCCAACAGGATGATGCTGACGGATGCGGTTCCTCTTTTTGTAAAGGAAGGACAGACCAAAACATTTACATTAGCCAATTTAAAGAACAATACTTCTAAAACTGCAGTCAATTTCAGGAATACACTTGAACTGAAAACCAATCCGATTTGGGAAATCATCTTTGCCCTGCCTGATCTGAGCCAGAATTTAAATATAAGCTCTGATGAAATATTCAATACCTGGTTTGCGGATGTGGTAGGAACGGAAATCTTCAAGGCCAATCCGAGGATGAAAGCGGTCTTTGATGAATACAAATCGGCTGATATTCTGAAAAGTAATCTCGAAAAAAATCAGGAGCTGAAACAGGTTCTCCTGGAAGAAACCCCATGGGTACTGCAGGCTAAATCTGAAACAGAAACCATGAATAATATTTCAAGGCTTTTTGAAGTGAATGCAATGAAAAACTCCATCAATAAAGACTGGAATCTGCTCAGGGAATTCCAGAACAGGGACGGAGGCTTCCCATGGCTTCCCGGCTATGAAAGTTCTTATACCTGCTCACTGTACATCCTGAAAAATCTTGGTAAAATGAATGAATGGCTTAAGGAAGGAATTTCTGAATACCAATCCGGCCAGACTGCGATGGTAAGCTCCCTGATCAGTTTTGTAGACGGACAGCTGGAAAGATACTGGAAGGAAGACGAGGACAATCCGTGGAGCAATTTCGCGCTGGATTATCTGGATGCAAGAAGGTACTGGGAGAAAGAATATCCTATTGAAGGAAAAGAAGCAAAGCTGAAGGAGACGATCATCAGCCGGGCCGATAAGTTCAAGGTGACGGATCTTACTTTCTTCGGAATTCACAGGGCTGCACTTATTTATGACAGCTACGGGCTTCAGAATACCTCTAAAAAGCTGATCAATTATCTGAAAGAAACATCCGTTTCCTCCGAAACACAAGGGGCGTATTGGAAAAAGAACCTGAACGACTGGGGCTGGTATGAAAGCAAGGCTGTGAATCATGCAGGCGCTATAGAAGCCTTAAACAAAATAGTTCCGAACGATATTGACTTCATTGAAGAATCTAAAGTCTGGCTGGCAACCCAAAAAGAAGTAAATTCATGGGGGAATTCCAGGACCACGGCAGAGATCATTTACATTCTGATGAATTCAGGAAAATCATGGACTACCCCGGAAGCAGACAAAGCCACCGTGATCTGGGGCGGAAAAGCAGTTTCGCCACAGACCAAAACTACAGGCTACCTGAAGCAGATCATCAGATCATCAGAGATCAATAAGAATCTGGCGGAAGTGACCATTACAAAATCTGGTCCGGGAATTGCACAAGGTGGATTGTTCTGGCAGTATTATGAAGATCTGGAAAATGTAAAATCTACAGAGACCTATCTTTCCATGAACAGAGAATATTATAAAAAGATAAAAACAGAAAACGGAGAGCAGTTGCTGAAGATTACGGAGAACAGTCCCTTAACGGTAGGAGACAGGCTTACGGTAAGAATGATCCTGAATACGGACCGCCCGATGCAGTATGTTCACCTGAAAGATATGAGGGCTGCCGGTCTGGAACCTGTAGATGTACTGTCAGGCTATCAGTATAAAAATAACCTGGGCTATTATCAGGTGACGAAAGACGCTTCTACAAACTTCTTTATTTATTATATGCCGAAAGGGAAATATGTATTTGAATATGATCTGGTATGTAATGCTTCAGGAAAATTTTCAGGCGGTTTTGCCATTCTGCAGAATTTTTATGCCCCTCAGATGAATGCCAGAACCAAAGGAGACAAAATAGAAATAAGAAAATAA
- a CDS encoding UbiA prenyltransferase family protein → MNFLKILKKTVIDSQIYVSAVGTLFAVFFMKEQETFRYPTVLLIFITYFSGYLYTKYQYTKHFLKILALNAVAGIICAFLIIHNHNEIRLLKWFIIVVLGLLYNSFFLDVYIRKIPLLKVFYVGLVWALVNSWLTLPEFSLPIFLVSFFFITALVLPFDIRDMNSDTVQTFPKLIGVQNTKYIAYLLVFVSIIIAIFNLKFIYAAAFFLSGIMTYFLIYFSENKRDDAYFSFGIETCSALPFLFLLIMEYF, encoded by the coding sequence ATGAATTTCTTAAAAATACTGAAAAAAACTGTTATCGACAGTCAAATTTATGTCTCTGCTGTGGGAACTTTATTTGCGGTATTTTTTATGAAAGAGCAGGAGACCTTCCGCTACCCTACTGTACTGCTTATTTTCATCACCTATTTCAGCGGTTATCTTTACACAAAATATCAGTACACGAAGCATTTTCTGAAAATACTGGCTCTGAACGCTGTTGCCGGAATTATCTGTGCCTTCCTGATTATTCACAACCATAACGAAATCAGACTGCTGAAATGGTTTATTATTGTGGTTTTAGGACTATTGTACAACAGCTTTTTTCTGGATGTTTATATCCGGAAGATTCCTTTGCTGAAAGTGTTTTATGTAGGGCTGGTTTGGGCACTCGTGAACAGCTGGCTCACGCTTCCTGAATTCAGTCTTCCGATTTTTCTGGTGAGTTTCTTTTTTATCACCGCATTGGTTCTCCCTTTTGACATCCGGGATATGAATAGTGATACCGTACAGACTTTTCCGAAGCTGATAGGTGTTCAGAATACCAAATACATTGCGTATCTGCTGGTTTTTGTGAGCATCATCATTGCCATCTTCAATCTTAAGTTTATTTATGCTGCCGCTTTTTTTCTGTCGGGAATTATGACCTATTTTCTTATTTATTTCTCTGAAAACAAGCGGGATGATGCTTATTTTTCATTCGGAATAGAAACCTGCTCTGCACTTCCTTTTTTATTTTTACTAATAATGGAGTATTTTTGA
- the recF gene encoding DNA replication/repair protein RecF (All proteins in this family for which functions are known are DNA-binding proteins that assist the filamentation of RecA onto DNA for the initiation of recombination or recombinational repair.), producing MIIKKLSLYNFKNHTEKKFEFSPQINCFVGNNGAGKTNILDALHYLSVGKSFLGNTDVNNIKQEEDFFTIDAEIRNEESEDIIKISQPREAKKIIKKNDKSYDRLADHIGYLPSVMISPYDSNLISDSGESRRKFLDSMISQTDSGYLFDLIQYQKTIQQRNALLKYFAKNRVWDKDSLEIYDDPITKFGTGIFEKRRNFVEKLGPIVQNFYQIISGGKEMVAVHYQSDLIAGFDSAQPDRAFQQLLAESIERDRMLTYTSKGIHKDDLLFEMDHVLIKKIGSQGQQKSFLISLKLAQMSLVKELTQKTPILLLDDIFDKLDDTRVSQLIELVNQENFGQIFITDTHRERTENVVKKINEESIIFEL from the coding sequence ATGATTATCAAGAAGCTTTCCTTATACAATTTCAAAAACCATACTGAAAAGAAGTTCGAATTCTCTCCGCAGATCAACTGTTTTGTGGGAAATAACGGCGCGGGAAAGACCAATATCCTGGATGCCCTGCATTATTTATCGGTTGGAAAAAGCTTTTTAGGAAATACTGACGTTAACAATATTAAACAGGAAGAAGATTTCTTCACCATCGATGCTGAAATCCGGAACGAGGAAAGCGAAGATATCATTAAAATTTCACAGCCGAGAGAAGCTAAAAAGATCATTAAAAAGAACGATAAAAGCTACGACAGGCTTGCAGACCATATCGGATATCTGCCGAGTGTGATGATCTCTCCGTATGACTCCAACCTGATCTCTGATTCCGGGGAAAGCAGGAGAAAGTTCTTAGATTCCATGATCTCCCAGACGGATTCCGGGTATCTTTTTGACCTGATCCAGTATCAGAAAACTATACAGCAGCGAAATGCACTTTTAAAATATTTTGCTAAAAACAGGGTCTGGGACAAAGATTCTTTGGAGATCTATGATGATCCGATCACAAAATTCGGAACCGGCATTTTTGAGAAAAGAAGAAATTTTGTGGAGAAACTTGGGCCCATTGTTCAGAATTTCTACCAGATTATTTCCGGAGGAAAAGAAATGGTTGCGGTTCATTACCAGTCTGATTTAATTGCAGGCTTCGACTCCGCTCAGCCTGACAGGGCATTTCAGCAGCTTTTAGCAGAAAGCATCGAAAGAGACCGCATGCTCACCTATACGTCAAAGGGAATTCACAAGGACGATCTTCTTTTTGAGATGGATCATGTCCTGATCAAAAAAATCGGTTCCCAGGGCCAGCAAAAATCCTTCCTGATCTCCCTGAAACTGGCGCAGATGAGCCTGGTAAAAGAACTGACCCAAAAGACGCCTATCCTACTGCTGGACGATATTTTCGATAAGCTGGATGACACCCGTGTATCCCAGTTGATCGAGCTGGTGAACCAGGAAAATTTCGGACAGATTTTTATTACGGATACGCACCGGGAACGCACAGAGAATGTGGTTAAGAAGATTAATGAAGAGAGTATTATTTTTGAGTTATAA
- a CDS encoding carboxylesterase/lipase family protein — MKILHTVSTQYGDVNGIKTEQGILTFKGIPYAAPPVGINRFQPPKPPVPWTGVKDATEYGPTPPQVTPNEGPFAELLPNVVIPGDDYLNLNLWTSDTTGKKPVMVFIYGGAFSLGSGAVSGYDGSNFARDGIVAVTINYRIGIEGFLWFGDGVPNLGMLDQIAALKWVRDNIANFGGDPDNVTIFGESAGGMSVCTLIAMKEAHGLFRRAIAESGAGHSVISPSSAKLIGTRLAEILGVEPTREAIGEVSNEKIFAAQGQLGSEILAKPLVELWGEAAFNLMPFEPVVDGQLLTATPIECIANGAGKDVDILIGTNSQEFRLFLVPEGVLPKITDSALNTLASAYGLSAEAIQTYRANRPDESPGDVLSAIITDWFYRIPAIRVAEKHSNTHVYEFAWGSPACDHSLGACHGIELGFVFDNINDPGFANMLGNQPPQELATNVHKAWVNFATNGNPGWDTYDINNRVSMRFDVASQITVDDRADERSVWDGIR, encoded by the coding sequence ATGAAAATATTACACACAGTTTCGACTCAATATGGAGACGTTAATGGTATTAAGACAGAACAAGGTATCCTTACATTCAAAGGTATTCCGTATGCCGCTCCACCGGTAGGCATCAACCGTTTTCAACCCCCTAAGCCTCCCGTACCCTGGACCGGCGTAAAGGATGCAACGGAATATGGACCTACTCCACCCCAGGTGACCCCCAACGAAGGGCCATTTGCCGAATTACTGCCCAATGTGGTCATTCCCGGGGACGATTATCTGAACCTTAATCTCTGGACTTCAGATACCACCGGAAAAAAGCCTGTTATGGTTTTTATTTATGGGGGTGCTTTTTCTCTTGGATCCGGTGCTGTTTCAGGTTACGACGGCAGTAATTTTGCACGGGACGGTATTGTTGCAGTGACTATAAACTACAGAATTGGTATTGAAGGCTTTTTATGGTTTGGTGATGGGGTACCCAATCTGGGTATGCTGGACCAGATTGCTGCGCTGAAGTGGGTCCGGGATAATATTGCCAACTTTGGAGGCGATCCCGACAATGTGACCATTTTTGGTGAGTCTGCGGGCGGAATGAGCGTTTGTACATTAATTGCTATGAAAGAAGCACATGGGTTATTCCGGAGGGCAATTGCTGAATCCGGAGCCGGCCACTCAGTCATCAGTCCTTCCTCCGCAAAGCTTATCGGTACCAGGCTTGCAGAAATCCTTGGTGTGGAACCAACACGCGAGGCAATAGGAGAGGTAAGCAATGAAAAAATTTTTGCCGCACAGGGACAATTGGGATCTGAAATTCTGGCAAAGCCTTTAGTAGAATTATGGGGTGAAGCTGCATTCAACCTAATGCCCTTTGAACCGGTAGTTGATGGTCAGTTATTAACGGCAACTCCAATAGAATGCATTGCCAATGGTGCTGGTAAGGATGTAGATATTCTTATAGGTACCAATAGCCAGGAATTCAGATTATTTCTTGTTCCGGAAGGTGTCCTTCCTAAAATTACAGATTCCGCTTTGAATACTTTAGCTTCTGCTTATGGGCTGTCTGCTGAGGCTATTCAAACTTACCGGGCAAATCGTCCGGATGAGTCTCCAGGTGATGTGTTAAGCGCTATTATTACAGATTGGTTTTACCGTATCCCGGCAATAAGGGTGGCGGAAAAACACAGCAATACACATGTATACGAATTTGCATGGGGTTCTCCCGCATGTGACCACTCATTAGGTGCCTGCCATGGTATTGAGCTTGGTTTTGTATTTGACAATATAAATGATCCCGGTTTCGCCAACATGCTGGGTAACCAACCTCCGCAAGAACTGGCAACCAATGTTCATAAGGCATGGGTTAACTTTGCTACCAACGGCAATCCCGGCTGGGATACTTATGATATCAATAACCGTGTATCCATGCGTTTTGATGTAGCATCGCAAATTACTGTTGATGACAGAGCCGATGAGCGTTCCGTATGGGACGGGATCAGATAA
- a CDS encoding DciA family protein, producing the protein MKKNKKREFQSSELVKSFARIHGFEDKLVAFEIKDFLEDYLDESLFSEIRSVNIENGCIIIKIDSPLLKHDFQMRKGFYLKKFQDKFGEDQFNDIRII; encoded by the coding sequence ATGAAGAAGAATAAAAAACGTGAATTTCAGTCCTCGGAACTTGTTAAATCTTTTGCAAGGATCCATGGTTTTGAAGATAAGCTGGTAGCTTTTGAGATTAAGGATTTTCTTGAAGATTATCTGGACGAAAGCCTTTTCAGTGAGATCAGAAGTGTGAATATTGAAAACGGTTGCATCATTATCAAAATTGATTCTCCGTTGCTGAAACATGACTTTCAGATGAGGAAGGGTTTTTATCTTAAAAAGTTTCAGGATAAGTTTGGAGAGGATCAATTTAATGATATCCGGATTATTTAA